A region from the Dermacentor andersoni chromosome 11, qqDerAnde1_hic_scaffold, whole genome shotgun sequence genome encodes:
- the Lk6 gene encoding MAP kinase-interacting serine/threonine-protein kinase 1 isoform X2, which yields MVQIKDLPSILSVEEDTLCAEQQQQQQQRQQQRRRKKKKRTGSSLAASNFSDLYSLTGEVLGEGAYASVQTCICLYTGKEHAVKIIEKGPGHSRARVFREVETFHHCSGHKNIVQLIEFLEDENRFYLVFEKMRGGPLLRHIEQRVQFTEHEASRVVRDIAEALRFLHSKGIAHRDLKPENILCFDTDQIWPVKICDLDLGSGVVLLPGNEATPPTTPELQTPVGSAEFMAPEVVGAFVGEAHTYDKRCDLWSLGVIVYILLCGYPPFYGRCGSSCGWERGEFCQACQDQLFTSIQEGWYDFPDRDWAGISDEAKDIISHLLVKDASQRYTAEEVLSHPWVAHGGPSTALHTPSIIRRNNSARDLAAFAESANAVKRLVQHQMAWSMELRCGPPRSLDTPDPSPPTGGFGLSPPGESKLAQRRRAGRSLSLRSSVESISLSG from the exons ATGGTTCAAATAA AAGATCTGCCAAGCATCCTCTCAGTGGAGGAGGATACTCTCTGcgccgagcagcagcagcaacaacagcagcggCAACAGCAGCGCCGGCGCAAGAAGAAGAAGCGTACGGGCTCGAGCCTGGCGGCCAGCAACTTCTCCGACCTGTACTCCCTCACTGGGGAAGTGCTTGGCGAAGGGGCCTACGCCTCGGTTCAGACCTGCATCTGCCTGTACACCGGCAAGGAGCATGCCGTCAAG ATCATTGAGAAAGGACCTGGCCACAGCCGGGCCCGTGTATTCAGGGAAGTGGAGACATTCCATCACTGTTCAGGCCACAAGAACATCGTTCAGCTGATTGAGTTCCTCGAAGATGAGAATCG GTTCTACCTTGTTTTTGAGAAGATGCGTGGGGGTCCCCTGCTGCGGCACATCGAGCAGCGGGTGCAGTTCACTGAGCACGAGGCGAGCCGCGTGGTGCGGGATATAGCCGAAGCTCTGCGCTTTCTGCACTCCAAGGGCATTGCGCACAGGGACCTCAAGCCGGAGAATATCCTGTGCTTCGACACAGATCAG ATCTGGCCCGTAAAGATCTGCGACCTCGACTTGGGTTCTGGTGTAGTGTTGCTGCCAGGTAACGAGGCGACACCGCCCACGACGCCCGAGCTGCAGACACCCGTGGGCTCAGCCGAGTTCATGGCACCCGAGGTGGTGGGGGCATTTGTGGGAGAGGCACACACTTATGACAAGCGCTGTGACCTCTGGAGCCTGGGGGTCATCGTCTACATCCTGCTGTGCGGCTACCCGCCGTTTTACGGACGCTGTGGCAGCAGCTGCGGCTGGGAGCGTGGCGAGTTCTGCCAGGCCTGTCAGGACCAGCTGTTCACCTCGATCCAGGAGGGCTGGTACGACTTCCCCGATCGTGACTGGGCCGGCATTTCGGACGAGGCCAAGGACATCATTTCCCATCTCCTTGTCAAGGATGCCAGCCAGCGCTACACGGCTGAGGAAGTCCTGTCCCATCCTTGGGTGGCACACGGCGGGCCCAGCACTGCACTGCACACACCTTCCATCATTCGCAG GAACAACAGTGCCCGCGACCTCGCCGCATTTGCCGAGAGCGCCAATGCAGTCAAGCGACTGGTTCAGCACCAGATGGCTTGGAGCATGGAACTCCGCTGCGGCCCGCCACGTTCTCTGGACACCCCCGATCCATCTCCACCAACTGGCGGCTTCGGACTCTCTCCTCCTGGGGAGTCTAAGCTTGCCCAACGGCGTCGTGCTGGCCGTTCCTTGAGCCTGCGCAGCTCGGTTGAGTCCATCTCTCTTTCCGGCTGA